In Trichoderma asperellum chromosome 1, complete sequence, a single window of DNA contains:
- a CDS encoding uncharacterized protein (EggNog:ENOG41), which produces MDSFKGSRLNSSFNTLPASLLSFLSTVTEDIPSDLSRETSFLTSVELELSRKLALRNHVFAKFLDTKHVAQKDTNDPYRKIGAGACGAIFAQDGQPFVIKLAKTDDEQLWNDNCMHASIADEFRNWNFTGVVIPACYYFVPRGDPYFDRNPTLVEAAEPVCNLPTSALVTERIFPLPLETRNLLIDKYCPVQCKQAARDDGANRDCLVRVYLGSMQGRQGRYFSLRNFKLHLNQMVELHLDVKLMAGRMAIALAIMHWAAKTDARDVEFALGSSSKKIAHGLSGREMRTLRWPTYTGPSSYVHEDFFTRTTDLWLLDFNQVQPITMDQDGVSKAVEAIKLNDPYFPRPLQESRIEKILWNEFAEQYLITAYKILREEDDSQRTLSLPGMFISGLIDLERRKQQRQS; this is translated from the coding sequence ATGGATTCATTCAAAGGAAGTCGTTTGAATTCTAGTTTCAACACTCTTCCTGCGTCATTACTGTCTTTCTTAAGCACTGTCACCGAAGATATCCCCTCAGACCTCTCGCGAGAGACTTCATTCCTCACTAGTGTCGAGTTGGAGCTTAGCAGGAAACTTGCCCTTAGGAACCACGTCTTCGCCAAGTTCTTAGATACCAAGCACGTTGCCCAAAAAGACACCAATGATCCTTACAGAAAGATTGGTGCCGGTGCTTGTGGTGCCATCTTTGCCCAAGACGGTCAGCCCTTCGTGATCAAGCTAGCCAAGACCGACGACGAGCAGTTGTGGAACGACAATTGTATGCATGCCTCTATTGCCGACGAATTTCGCAATTGGAACTTTACAGGAGTCGTGATACCGGCCTGCTACTACTTTGTCCCAAGAGGAGACCCTTACTTTGACCGGAATCCCACGCTTGTAGAGGCAGCTGAACCAGTCTGCAACCTGCCCACAAGCGCCCTTGTTACCGAGCGGATTTTCCCATTGCCCCTGGAGACTCGAAATCTATTGATTGACAAGTATTGCCCAGTGCAATGCAAACAGGCCGCACGTGATGACGGGGCAAATAGAGACTGCCTGGTGCGAGTCTATCTCGGTTCAATGCAAGGAAGACAAGGGCGCTATTTCTCGCTACGAAACTTCAAGTTGCACCTGAATCAGATGGTGGAGCTTCATCTGGATGTCAAATTAATGGCTGGAAGAATGGCCATTGCTCTGGCAATCATGCATTGGGCTGCCAAAACTGATGCTCGGGATGTGGAATTTGCTCTGGGAAGCTCGTCGAAAAAGATTGCACACGGTTTAAGCGGCCGGGAGATGAGAACTCTCAGGTGGCCGACATATACTGGGCCGTCATCCTACGTCCACGAAGACTTCTTTACTCGAACCACCGACCTTTGGCTCCTAGACTTTAATCAAGTTCAGCCAATCACGATGGACCAAGACGGCGTTTCAAAGGCTGTTGAAGCCATCAAGCTCAACGATCCGTATTTCCCTCGGCCGCTGCAAGAGTCGAGGATTGAGAAGATCTTGTGGAACGAGTTTGCCGAGCAGTACCTCATTACGGCTTATAAAATTctgagagaagaggacgatAGCCAGAGAACATTGTCACTTCCGGGAATGTTTATTAGTGGACTTATCGATCTCGAGAGAAggaagcagcagaggcagtcTTAG
- a CDS encoding uncharacterized protein (EggNog:ENOG41), which translates to MASPSPILSRERILHALRTLIEYDHRVQMVRRSTDFRWLYQPNIADLGLLAAEMTHKQANDCFNKATPIYIFSARRSFYTSLLLKLLHNFLYTKWYRPYRNEVEYRRFLAKTFLPQLLPSDLQPGPLVDFATKVHDTICKRAQAAQDAVKRLDPDNLEEPLDSNLPANWWDCEGLDKPGIIQSQKGFILQPLFQAVIISIRLEAFNKDTELSQIPVLLIRTGVEEGLSAPVSFDPIAHKIKGFIHSSGGKTAAQMTLETAVEFVISLENREIAAFGYQPSPAVSTQKLHDASSIGDLDIMYEARRMGWGDEVLAGPSSQWVADPEESITWESECPWVDRHYFPCSSYMLARAIEFDNRYPEGPRGMPWRGGKHF; encoded by the coding sequence ATGGCGTCTCCTTCACCTATTCTTTCTCGAGAGAGGATCCTTCATGCTCTTCGAACGCTCATTGAATACGATCATAGAGTGCAGATGGTCCGCCGCTCAACTGATTTTCGCTGGCTTTACCAACCGAATATTGCAGATCTTGGCCTACTAGCCGCCGAAATGACTCATAAGCAAGCCAACGACTGTTTCAACAAGGCCACACCTATATACATCTTTTCAGCAAGGCGCTCATTCTACACGTCCTTACTCTTGAAATTGCTTCACAATTTCTTGTACACAAAATGGTATCGACCATATCGAAACGAGGTTGAATACAGGCGATTTTTGGCGAAAACGTTCCTTCCACAGCTCTTGCCCAGCGATCTACAGCCTGGTCCATTGGTCGATTTTGCTACCAAAGTGCATGACACTATTTGCAAGAGAGCACAAGCTGCTCAAGACGCAGTCAAAAGACTAGACCCAGATAATCTGGAAGAGCCATTAGATTCAAACCTTCCGGCTAACTGGTGGGATTGTGAGGGTCTAGATAAGCCTGGGATTATACAGAGCCAGAAAGGTTTTATATTACAGCCTTTATTCCAAGCAGTCATCATTTCTATAAGGCTTGAAGCATTCAATAAAGATACTGAATTGAGCCAAATTCCAGTTCTCCTTATTCGTACTGGAGTGGAAGAAGGGCTCAGTGCTCCCGTCTCATTTGATCCAATCGCTCACAAGATCAAAGGTTTCATCCATAGCTCTGGCGGAAAGACAGCAGCGCAAATGACGCTTGAAACGGCGGTAGAATTTGTCATTAGTTTGGAAAATCGGGAAATTGCAGCATTTGGATACCAGCCAAGTCCAGCAGTGTCTACCCAAAAGCTTCATGATGCTAGTAGTATAGGTGATTTAGATATCATGTACGAAGCTCGGAGGATGGGATGGGGCGATGAGGTATTGGCTGGGCCAAGCTCTCAATGGGTGGCGGATCCGGAAGAATCTATTACTTGGGAATCTGAATGTCCCTGGGTTGATAGGCACTATTTCCCTTGTTCTTCCTACATGCTCGCAAGAGCTATTGAGTTCGATAATAGATACCCTGAGGGGCCGCGAGGAATGCCTTGGAGAGGtggaaagcacttttaa